A single window of Cryptococcus neoformans var. neoformans JEC21 chromosome 3 sequence DNA harbors:
- a CDS encoding Cdc2 cyclin-dependent kinase, putative gives MSLDNYQKIEKVGEGTYGVVYKAKDINTGHIVALKKIRLEAEDEGVPSTSIREISLLKELSKDDNIVKLLDIVHSEAKLYLVFEFLDMDLKKYMDTIGEKDGLGPDMVKKFSYQLVKGLYYCHGHRILHRDLKPQNLLINKSGDLKIGDFGLARAFGIPLRTYTHEVVTLWYRAPEVLLGSRHYSTAIDMWSVGCIVAEMATRQPLFPGDSEIDEIFRIFRVLGTPDEDVWPGVRGLPDYKPTFPQWHPVELADVVKGFEADGLDLIAQTLVYDPAHRISAKRALQHPYFDTVNLSAA, from the exons ATGTCTCTTGACAACTATCAAAAGATTGAAAaggttggagaag GGACCTATGGTGTGGTGTACAAGGCCAAAGACATCAACACGGGCCACATTGTCGCCCTCAAGAAGATTCGCCTTgaagcggaagatgaaggtgtgcCAAGCACATCTATCAGAGAAATCAGTTTGTTGAAAGAGTTGAGCAAGGACGACAACATTGTAAA GCTGTTGGATATTGTGCATTCCGAAGCAAAGCTTTACCTCGTATTCGAGTTCCTTGATATGGATTTGAAAAAGTATATGGATACCATTGGTGAAAAGGACGGTCTCGGTCCCGACATGGTCAAG AAATTCTCTTACCAACTCGTCAAAGGTCTCTACTACTGCCACGGCCACCGTATCCTCCATCGAGACCTCAAACCTCAAAATCTGTTGATCAACAAGTCGGGTGATCTCAAGATTGGTGATTTCGGTTTGGCGAGGGCGTTTGGTATCCCTCTGCGTACTTATACTCACGAG GTTGTCACACTGTGGTACCGAGCCCCCGAAGTTCTTCTTGGCTCAAGGCATTACTCGACTGCTATTGATATGTGGTCCGTTGGATGTATCGTCGCCGAAATGGCCACTCGTCAACCTCTCTTCCCGGGCGACTCTGAGATTGATGAAATCTTTCGAATTTTCCG AGTTCTCGGTACACCTGACGAAGACGTATGGCCCGGAGTCAGGGGCTTGCCCGATTACAAGCCTACCTTTCCTCAATGGCACCCCGTCGAACTGGCAGATGTCGTCAAGGGATTTGAGGCCGATGGGCTTGACTTGATTGCCCAGACTTTGGTCTATGATCCTGCTCACCGAATTTCAG CCAAACGCGCACTTCAACACCCTTACTTTGACACGGTCAATCTCTCCGCCGCATAA
- a CDS encoding expressed protein, with product MSAKPTVRRTYGKAPPRASSPLFDPSSPPPALSSTYRSSSPLSYRLDSPLGSSPPRPIRTRAKSPLFLPSEDDDDMDEQDTSQPEPSIVADLLGKGKQRAKRNPIMEKKQVQSSLKGFFTSLPKKRPLEPSMTVSAVKPKQPKVFGPSRPITIASFLKTPQPSNAKTSGSVKAKTGSMAQMHLTHLPLLHTCPTCGMSFVRGGPDEGVHVTHHARVLRGILWEGMKKREGEGWKVVQEDVEFGGKRRGRIIALDGSFGGNKLVEILSTVDRVLSAPPLPPAILNRCKVFVFLTHSPPPPPSSSKRIKLDPTDNKLGKDKDKERVVSVVVAQGIKWAMKVLKEGEMKTEKSKTIETGGFGSVTCDPTPLPTPLGIHRLYTTPSYRSHSLSSRLLDVACEHTVYGCTFDPKKGEVAFSQPTESGRGVMERWGGGEVRVFVDDQSQL from the exons ATGTCTGCAAA GCCCACCGTTCGCCGCACTTACGGCAAAGCTCCTCCACGCGCATCCTCACCCCTCTTCGACCCTTCGtcacctcctccagctctttCATCCACGTAccgctcctcttccccactTTCCTACCGGCTGGACAGCCCATTAGGAAGTTCTCCACCACGTCCGATTCGCACCAGAGCCAAGAGCCCTCTGTTTTTGCCCAGcgaagatgacgacgacATGGACGAACAAGACACGTCGCAGCCAGAGCCTTCGATTGTAGCTGACTTACTAGGCAAGGGAAAGCAAAGGGCTAAGAGAAATCCTATaatggaaaagaagcaagTACAGTCATCTTTGAAAGGGTTCTTCACGTCTTTACCCAAGAAGAGACCGCTTGAACCCAGCATGACGGTATCAGCTGTCAAGCCCAAGCAGCCAAAGGTTTTCGGTCCGTCTCGTCCCATTACTATCGCAAGCTTTCTCAAGACGCCACAGCCTTCAAATGCAAAAACAAGTGGCAGTGTTAAGGCAAAAACAGGATCCATGGCACAAATGCATCTTacccatcttccccttcttcacacGTGTCCTACGTGTGGCATGTCTTTCGTCCGCGGCGGTCCTGATGAAGGTGTTCATGTCACGCACCATGCTAGAGTATTGCGTGGAATCCTATGGGAAggcatgaagaagagagaaggtgaaggatggaaagtgGTTCAGGAAGACGTCGAGTTTGGCGGGAAAAGACGAGGTAGGATAATTGCTCTTGATGGAAGCTTTGGCGGAAACAAG CTTGTGGAGATCCTATCCACTGTCGACCGTGTCCTCTCAgcccctcctctccctcctgcAATCCTCAACCGGTGTAAAGTCTTCGTTTTCCTCActcattctcctcctccccctccatcctcgtcgaAACGCATCAAACTCGATCCTACAGACAATAAGCTCGGGAaagacaaggacaaggaacGCGTTGTCAGTGTCGTGGTTGCCCAAGGAATCAAGTGGGCTATGAAGGTGctgaaggagggagaaaTGAAAACGGAAAAGAGCAAAACTATTGAAACTGGTGGTTTTGGTAGTGTCACTTGCGA TCCTACACCACTGCCAACCCCTCTGGGTATCCACCGTCTTTACACGACCCCTTCTTACCGCTCACACTCACTATCATCTCGACTCCTGGATGTGGCGTGCGAACATACGGTCTATGGCTGCACATTTGATCcaaagaagggggaggTTGCGTTTAGCCAACCAACTGAGAGCGGACGTGGTGTTATGGAGCGATGGGGCGGCGGAGAAGTTAGGGTTTTTGTGGATGATCAGAGTCAGCTATAA
- a CDS encoding expressed protein has product MPRITPAAILRSAAATRQPLTSRAAIRPILSPAVPSLLATTKRYQSTSQQPNEHPKAENKEPDPKSTEPKPEGGKEGKKGLKVSWIFSGLAGLGALVTIYGLLEFYSTLTTWPKEVRKPLRAALKAKLRGDYGKAETFFREALEIALQMGPSALQPEPLLKISGIYVELANVLEIQRQRVSAFVELRTALEMFGPDPLRRPGILPLPEATTLGGGPGGQWIGEGYRLTEKDHVRAIGLYQKLGQLALEVASSPTGSTYASTLGEGSTGQMFKTWDDAAEYYLSSALTSMLHLGLPGSSPTPSTEGPVILGRDVSLPDALPSDNPEDVDQGGQVDKRGLGMTMESLSEVYARKGQYDMAGQLLLQAISLLLPPQSKETPPMRDRCQAAMLMTTVSSHALHPPTPKSLKVSRSWSLRSLQLSQQALAEAEGGSFKDTPLEAAEAVCQRARAVGLHNMGMLAEMEKDYAGAQNLFKKALAASRETGFVEGKREALAALRRVQNLAGESA; this is encoded by the exons ATGCCCAGGATAACTCCCGCAGCCATCCTGcgctcagcagcagccaccAGGCAGCCACTCACCTCCCGTGCAGCTATCCGGCCCATCCTCTCGCCCGCTGTTCCATCACTCCTTGCCACCACAAAAAGGTACCAATCGACATCCCAGCAGCCCAACGAACACCCGAAAGCAGAAAACAAAGAACCAGATCCGAAATCTACTGAACCCAAGCCCGAGggtgggaaagagggaaagaaggggctCAAAGTGTCTTGGATATTCTCCGGCCTCGCAGGTCTCGGAGCACTGGTTACAATCTATGGATT GCTAGAGTTCTATTCAACCCTCACGACCTGGCCCAAGGAGGTCCGTAAACCCTTGAGAGCTGCGCTCAAGGCCAAGTTGAGAGGAGATTATGGTAAAGCAGAGACCTTTTTCAGAGA GGCACTCGAAATCGCCCTGCAAATGGGCCCGTCAGCACTTCAGCCTGAACCTCTCCTCAAAATATCGGGCATCTACGTTGAATTAGCCAATGTCCTCGAAATCCAACGCCAACGAGTTTCTGCGTTTGTGGAGCTGCGTACAGCCCTCGAGATGTTTGGTCCTGATCCTCTTCGCCGTCCTGGGATTCTGCCATTGCCAGAGGCGACGACTCTGGGCGGCGGACCTGGTGGGCAGTGGATCGGAGAGGGGTATAGATTGACCGAGAAGGACCATGTGCGAGCGATCGGTCTCTACCAAAAGCTTGGACAGCTGGCTCTTGAGGTTGCTTCTTCGCCGACAGGGTCCACCTATGCGTCAACTCTAGGAGAGGGCAGTACAGGACAAATGTTCAAGACATGGGATGACGCAGCAGAATACTATCTTTCTTCTGCACTTACCTCTATGTTGCATCTCGGCCTGCCTGGTTCATCGCCAACCCCATCCACAGAAGGACCGGTCATCCTTGGGCGTGACGTCTCCCTCCCCGATGCCTTGCCGAGTGATAATCCTGAGGATGTCGACCAAGGTGGCCAAGTTGACAAGCGGGGACTAGGAATGACTATGGAGAGTTTGTCGGAAGTTTATGCGAGAAAGGGGCAGTATGATATGGCTGGGCAACTGCTGTTGCAGGCTATATCGTTGCTGCTACCACCTCAAAGCAAAGAGACCCCTCCCATGAGGGATAGATGTCAGGCTGCAATG TTGATGACGACCGTCTCCTCTCATgcccttcatcctcccacCCCTAAATCACTCAAGGTTTCTCGCTCATGGTCGCTTCGTTCCTTGCAACTTTCCCAACAAGCCCTcgcagaagcagaaggaggatcGTTCAAGGACACGCCGCTTGAGGCTGCAGAAGCCGTATGCCAACGCGCACGGGCAGTGGGGTTACACAATATGGGGATGCTTGCCGAA ATGGAAAAGGACTATGCAGGAGCCCAGAATCTCTTCAAGAAGGCCCTTGCAGCCTCGCGGGAGACAGGTTTCGTTGAAGGCAAGCGAGAGGCTCTGGCTGCTCTGCGTAGAGTACAAAACCTTGCAGGCGAAAGTGCATAG
- a CDS encoding dynamin protein dnm1, putative, whose amino-acid sequence MSMDGDLIALVNKLQDTFNAIGGDAVDLPQIVVVGSQSSGKSSVLETIVGRDFLPRGSGIVTRRPLILQLIHTPPRSSPRTLENIDDGYLPNLDQTPTAGAGVMRPGGRSMGEGTGAEYAEFLHINRRFTDFEEIRKEIEAETFRVAGQNKGVSKLPINLKIYGPGVLNLTLVDLPGLTKVPVGDQPTDIERQIKNLVLDYISKPNAVILAVSPANVDLANSDALKLARSVDPRGLRTLGVLTKLDLMDAGTNALDILTGRTYPLKLGFVGVVNRSQQDINENLPMEDARAKEEEFFRTHPVYRNIAHRCGTKYLAKTLNHVLMNHIREKLPDMKARLNTLMGQTQQELNAFGDATFLGEQHRGSLILKLMTEFSKDFVSSIEGTSLEISTKELSGGARVYYIFNEVFGHALQGIDPAHNLSLADIRTAIRNSTGPRPSLFVPEVAFDLLVKPQIKLLEAPSLRCVELVYEELMKICHNCTSPELQRFPRLLTQLVEVVSDLLRERLGPTSDYVSSLISIQAAYINTNHPDFVAGSAAIARAGAPPTTQISKVQEATSEVDDEESEAESEASAPNGYVTHPRSASASVPDIRRPTTALGGKETKSRKHIRTASGSHSGHTSGARQGANALLGAASAHNMAGTSPHTAKETFLNYFLGGRNGAGEDAGSVQRALGKSHVMQHHAQGQYQPQQREKDLLPDLGGRRGGRLENSASFDMKSLGKHLEATTGDEMQLTPREEMETTLIRSLIASYFGITRQTIQDLVPKAIMHLLVNFSRDAIQQRLVTQLYKPELFADLLFEDEALVSERTRVKALLDAYKEAFKVLSEVSLKST is encoded by the exons ATGTCAATGGACGGTGATCTCATCGCCCTTGTCAACAAGCTTCAGGATACGTTCAACGCCATTGGGGGCGACGCGGTAGATCTTCCGCAaatcgtcgtcgtcgggTCCCAATCCTCTGGAAAGTCTTCCGTACTGGAAACTATTGTTGGTAGAGATTTCCTGCCTCGAGGGTCGGGTATCGTCACCAGGCGGCCTCTCATACTTCAACTCATTCATACACCTCctcgttcttctccacGCACGCTGGAGAACATTGATGATGGATACTTACCCAATTTGGACCAGACACCTACAGCTGGAGCGGGTGTCATGCGCCCAGGTGGCAGATCTATGGGGGAGGGAACTGGAGCAGAGTATGCAGAGTTCTTGCATATTAATAGGAGGTTCACCGATTTTGAGGAGATCCGTAAAGAAATTGAGGCAGAGACTTTCAGGGTTGCTGGTCAAAACAAG GGCGTTTCCAAGCTTCCAATCAACCTCAAGATTTATGGTCCTGGCGTCCTCAACTTGACTCTTGTTGATTTGCCCGGTCTTACAAAGGTGCCTGTGGGCGATCAGCCCACTGACATTGAAAGGCAGATCAAAAATCTCGTTCTTGATTACATCTCCAAACCCAACGC GGTAATCCTTGCGGTCTCGCCCGCCAATGTTGACCTTGCCAACTCTGACGCCCTAAAGTTGGCCCGTTCCGTAGACCCTCGTGGCCTTCGTACACTTGGTGTTCTCACAAAGCTCGATCTTATGGATGCCGGTACTAATGCTCTCGACATTCTTACTGGCAGGACTTACCCACTGAAACTCGGTTTCGTGGGTGTGGTGAATAGGAGTCAGCAGGATATCAATGAAAATCTCCCCATGGAGGACGCCAgggcgaaggaagaagagttctTCAGGACACACCCTGTCTATAGAAACATTGCACACCGATGTGGGACAAAATATCTTGCAAAGACTCTCAATCAT GTCTTGATGAACCATATCCGGGAGAAATTGCCGGACATGAAGGCTAGGTTGAACACTCTTATGGGGCAGACTCAGCAAGAGCTCAACGCTTTCGGTGATGCCACTTTCCTTGGCGAGCAACACCGT GGATCTCTCATTCTCAAACTTATGACCGAGTTCTCAAAAGATTTTGTCTCCTCTATTGAAGGAACGTCCCTTGAAATCTCTACCAAGGAACTTTCAGGAGGTGCTCGCGTCTACTACATCTTCAACGAAGTCTTTGGACACGCCCTGCAAGGCATTGACCCCGCCCACAATCTTTCACTTGCAGACATCAGGACTGCGATTCGAAACTCGACCGGTCCAAGACCAAGCTTGTTCGTCCCCGAGGTCGCGTTCGATTTATTGGTAAAACCACAGATCAAGTTGCTCGAAGCTCCAAGTCTGAGATGTGTCGAGTTAGTCTACGAAGAGCTGATGAAAATTTGTCACAACTGTACCAGCCCC GAACTTCAACGCTTCCCCCGCCTCCTTACACAGCTTGTGGAGGTTGTGTCCGACCTTCTTCGCGAGCGTCTTGGCCCTACCTCTGATTACGTTTCCTCTTTAATCTCCATCCAAGCGGCTTATATCAACACTAATCACCCCGACTTTGTTGCCGGTTCCGCCGCCATTGCACGAGCTGGTGCCCCTCCCACTACTCAGATTTCCAAGGTGCAAGAAGCTACAAGTGAAgtggacgatgaagagtcTGAGGCAGAGTCTGAAGCATCCGCTCCTAATGGTTACGTGACCCATCCCAGGTCTGCCTCTGCTTCCGTTCCCGATATTAGGCGGCCTACCACAGCTCTCGGAGGGAAAGAAACCAAGTCTAGAAAGCACATCCGGACAGCCTCTGGGTCACATTCTGGTCATACCTCCGGCGCAAGGCAAGGGGCTAACGCTTTACTCGGCGCGGCATCTGCGCATAACATGGCTGGTACTTCACCCCACACTGCCAAGGAAACTTTCCTCAACTACTTCCTCGGCGGACGTAACGGCGCAGGGGAGGATGCTGGTAGTGTACAACGAGCTTTGGGCAAAAGCCACGTTATGCAGCATCATGCACAGGGGCAGTACCAACCCCAgcagagagagaaggatttGTTGCCTGACCTTGGGGGTAGGAGGGGCGGACGTCTTGAGAACAGTGCTTCATTCGACATGAAGAGTTTGGGAAAGCATCTCGAAGCT ACAACTGGGGACGAAATGCAGCTCACTCCTCgagaggaaatggaaaCTACCTTGATTCGATCCTTGATCGCCAGCTATTTTGGTATCACAAGGCAAACCATACAGGATCTGGTCCCCAAGGCGATCATGCACTTGCTG GTCAATTTTTCTCGTGACGCGATCCAACAACGTCTTGTCACTCAGCTCTACAAGCCCGAACTATTCGCCGACCTGCTATTCGAGGACGAAGCGCTTGTTTCAGAACGGACAAGGGTCAAAGCCCTGTTGGATGCCTACAAGGAAGCGTTTAAGGTGCTGAGCGAGGTGTCGCTGAAGAGTACATAA
- a CDS encoding fumarate hydratase, putative, translating into MTTPTKTSSLKTTQMLARSLRLTRTLPRVSLASRGFSSTSYIMAEQKFRKEKDTFGDLQVPADRYWGAQTQRSLMNFDIGGPTERMPPPLIKAFGVLKKAAAAVNQTYGLPAEVAEHIQKAADEVISGKLIDEFPLVVFQTGSGTQTNMNVNEVISNRAIEMMGGELGSKKPVHPNDHVNMSQSSNDTFPTAMHIAAVVEINEQLLPAMKELHAALKAKQDAFENIIKIGRTHLQDATPLTLGQEFSGYVTQVERGIGRVEATLKNLSMLAQGGTAVGTGLNTRKGFDEKVAAEISKITGYDFVTAPNKFEALAAHDAIVEASGALNVVAVSFMKIANDIRYLGSGPRCGLGELELPENEPGSSIMPGKVNPTQCEALTMVAAQVMGNNTTISVAGSYGQFELNVFKPVLIKNLLQSIRLLSDGARSFTKNCVVGIKANEDRIKKIMNESLMLATCLNSTLGYDDVAAIAKKAHKEGLTLKESTLALGKLTSEQFDEKVRPELMLAPTDA; encoded by the exons ATGACGACTCCCACAAAGACATCCAGTCTCAAAACCACCCAGATGCTCGCCCGATCACTCAGA CTCACCCGTACTCTTCCCCGTGTCTCTCTTGCTTCTCGCGGattctcctccacttcataCATCATGGCAGAGCAAAAGttcaggaaggagaaggacacTTTTGGTGACCTCCAGGTCCCCGCTGACAGGTACTGGGGCGCCCAGACGCAGCGAAGTTTGATGAACTTTGACATCG GCGGTCCGACTGAGCGAATGCCTCCTCCCCTCATCAAGGCCTTTGGTGTCCTCAAGAAGGCCGCCGCTGCTGTTAACCAGACTTATGGCCTCCCTGCCGAGGTTGCCGAGCACATCCAAAAGGCTGCTGACGAAGTCATTTCTGGCAAGCTCATTGACGAATTCCCCCTCGTCGTCTTCCAAACTGGTTCCGGCACCCAGACCAACATGAATGTGAACGAGGTCATTTCCAACAGGGCCATTGAGATGATGGGTGGTGAGCTTGGCAGCAAGAAGCCCGTTCACCCCAACGACCACGTCAACATGAGCCAGTCTTCCAACGACAC TTTCCCCACCGCTATGCACATTGCTGCCGTTGTTGAGATCAACGAGCAGCTCCTTCCCGCCATGAAGGAGCTCCACGCTGCCCTCAAGGCCAAGCAGGACGCTTTCGAGAACATCATCAAGATCGGTCGAACTCACTTGCAGGATGCTACCCCTTTGACTCTCGGTCAGGAGTTCTCTGGTTACGTCACCCAGGTTGAGAGGGGTATCGGCCGTGTCGAGGCTACCTTGAAGAATTTGAGCATGTTGGCTCAAGGTGGTACCGCTGTCGGTACCGGTTTGAACACCAGGAAGGGCTTTGACGAGAAGGTTGCTGCCGAGATCTCAAAGATCACCGGCTACGACTTTGTCACTGCTCCCAACAAG TTTGAGGCCCTTGCCGCTCATGACGCTATCGTCGAGGCCTCTGGTGCCCTCAACGTCGTCGCTGTCAGCTTCATGAAGATCGCCAACGACATCAGGTACCTCGGATCTGGTCCTCGATGCGGTCTCGGTGAACTCGAGTTGCCCGAGAACGAGCCTGGATCTTCCATCATGCCCGGCAA GGTCAACCCCACCCAGTGTGAAGCCCTCACCATGGTTGCTGCCCAAGTCATGGGTAACAACACCACCATCTCTGTCGCCGGATCATACGGCCAGTTCGAGCTCAACGTCTTCAAACCCGTTCTCATCAAGAACCTCTTGCAGTCTATCCGACTCTTGTCTGATGGTGCCAGGAGCTTCACCAAGAACTGTGTCGTCGGTATCAAGGCGAACGAGGACAGGATCAAGAAGATTATGAACGAGAGTTTGATGTTGGCTACCTGCTTGAACAGCACTTTGGGTTACGATG ACGTCGCCGCCATCGCCAAAAAGGCTCACAAGGAGGGTCTCACCCTCAAGGAGTCTACCCTTGCTCTCGGCAAGCTCACTTCTGAACAATTCGACGAGAAGGTCAGGCCTGAGC TCATGTTGGCTCCCACTGACGCTTAA
- a CDS encoding expressed protein: MEAICPVGDQYQNNDSLSDSENSPVNNLPPPPEPFPVDLLSQNVSSSIGSRAESDQTLIVKHLRSVQRSCIDALSALLPDHFTQNGDFDWDPTLIADSDDRLAQALMELLEVTYELEDLTPSPAESVLQEERGEEVVIGDSGSLENLTSQLDKLQAARVASRPQTPIIGTYSDASAIHPAIRIVRLEFSWARLESLSLAVVELSRQRYQQSTEDRETSPPSYETYHNGSHELPQYSEVNSHGSSASVSKLADSPTAKDDFTSRSSLESSRSRRPADREKMLNELEAVTSAIERLYSISPQLSNQRVEFRPLARSSTEGRHHQNNETVDLKVDERVDEGQKMKELDEIWCQLQGAKKKRMEDQRAGVNTSQSRSKEKFIARLIEQAEKRRLPCQDSEMAAVDGELAKARELKDRDHFLRGLIERSADRRFDNQDAAAPAEDRSAARLAKQQALISALVNHTQATRLSSQDFPLTLEDKLAENRSAFVSQLVEYSSAGRLYDQDSLPPSPREDENMRVGEEKDPMEIVTVKDFLASSRPPVPQNKADAGEPAGKREMSSSEGGGKRRVVSKIAGMVRKGSVHLGLKSTFSPDENNVTYVVEHQENLRSLQVLVHGIGISSNLELNIQTLPSSSGSTNTAVITSKREPSLSIDVALPVLVYSDQITPLVPQSLYQEAKLSALPTPPASNALIITHALSAPDFRSLKATVLCCAICERHLASLPFSQDPKQAYKDLPSDHWAEMIDIWMCHDDPAFTARLAGMTEEGFWPRDGGVLVGGSYLLVEKTSGQWEILRMGTQKENETWRLISCKCGEVVGKQRIDDGKPGSGTLRFSKWAIGLLDDGNDDGEITRFPLSVFIVSDMLELAQAHASFRFIISEEETGVQKLYLWLFNASTSVSYFKPTPTSAQTSPLRSSFTVCQASEKRSVRSRRSSTASSIKTSNSGGNGGSAKCDGRGKTIKAVKTMYKIVDESTNIDRLPGFGPGGQIEHLTYSREVCSRLIATLKESTLVYPAAKRSMGAFDVGFLERA; encoded by the exons ATGGAAGCCATCTGTCCGGTCGGCGATCAATATCAAAACAACGATTCTCTATCAGATTCAGAAAACTCGCCAGTGAATAAcctcccccctcccccagAACCATTTCCTGTAGATCTCCTTTCACAGAACGTATCAAGTTCTATAGGCTCGAGAGCAGAATCGGATCAGACT CTTATCGTCAAACACCTCCGCTCTGTGCAGAGATCATGTATCGACGCTCTTTCAGCTTTACTTCCGGATCATTTCACGCAGAATGGTGATTTTGATTGGGATCCGACCTTGATTGCTGATTCGGATGATCGGCTCGCACAGGCTTTAATGGAATTGCTAGAGGTGACTTACGAGCTTGAGGATCTTACTCCATCACCAGCTGAATCCGTGTTACAAGAAGAGCGCGGAGAGGAAGTAGTCATCGGGGACTCTGGGTCTTTAGAAAATCTTACATCCCAACTGGATAAACTTCAAGCGGCTCGCGTGGCTTCTCGTCCTCAAACCCCAATCATAGGGACGTATTCAGATGCTTCCGCCATTCACCCAGCGATTAGGATAGTGAGATTGGAGTTTTCCTGGGCGCGATTAGAGAGCTTAAGTTTAGCTGTTGTTGAACTTTCCCGTCAGCGGTATCAGCAGTCAACAGAAGATAGGGAGACCTCACCCCCAAGCTATGAGACGTATCATAATGGTAGTCACGAGCTGCCGCAATACTCCGAGGTCAATTCACACGGCTCTTCCGCATCTGTTTCGAAATTGGCTGATTCGCCGACGGCCAAAGACGATTTTACATCTCGCTCCTCCCTCGAGTCTTCCAGAAGTCGGAGGCCTGCGGATAGAGAAAAGATGCTCAATGAACTCGAAGCTGTGACATCTGCTATTGAGCGACTGTATAGTATATCTCCACAATTATCGAATCAGAGGGTTGAGTTTCGACCCCTTGCCCGTTCATCTACGGAGGGGCGACATCACCAAAACAATGAGACCGTGGATTTGAAGGTAGATGAACGGGTGGATGAAGGACAAAAAATGAAAGAGTTGGACGAGATCTGGTGTCAGTTGCAGGGtgcaaagaaaaagagaatgGAGGATCAGAGGGCTGGCGTCAACACCTCACAATCTCGGAGT AAAGAGAAATTTATCGCTCGATTGATAGAACAAGCGGAGAAGCGAAGGCTCCCATGTCAGGATAGTGAAATGGCTGCCGTCGATGGCGAACTTGCCAAGGCGAGAGAGTTGAAAGAT AGAGATCATTTTCTGCGAGGCCTCATTGAACGATCTGCAGATCGGCGGTTCGACAACCAAGATGCTGCTGCTCCAGCAGAAGATAGAAGCGCGGCCCGTCTCGCCAAG CAACAAGCTCTTATTAGCGCACTCGTTAATCATACCCAGGCGACTAGACTGTCATCTCAAGATTTCCCGCTCACTTTAGAGGACAAGTTGGCCGAAAACCGGTCCGCTTTCGTCAGCCAGCTCGTGGAGTATTCCTCTGCTGGGAGATTATACGACCAGGATTCTTTACCTCCTAGCCCaagagaagacgagaatATGAGAGTCGGCGAAGAGAAAGACCCGATGGAGATTGTCACTGTGAAGGATTTCCTTGCCTCGAGTCGACCCCCAGTCCCGCAAAATAAGGCAGATGCCGGAGAACCAGcgggaaaaagggaaatgtCAAGCTctgaaggaggagggaaacGGAGAGTTGTGTCCAAGATTGCAGGAATGGTGAGGAAGGGTAGTGTACATTTGGGATTAAAATCCACATTCTCCCCGG ACGAAAACAATGTGACATATGTGGTTGAACACCAGGAGAATCTCAGAAGTCTTCAGGTACTGGTACACGGCATTGGCATTTCTTCGAACCTCGAGCTTAATATCCAGACTCTTCCATCGAGCTCTGGGTCCACAAATACTGCTGTCATAACGTCTAAGAGGGAACCTTCGCTATCGATTGATGTGGCACTGCCGGTTTTGGTATACTCTGACCAAATTACGCCGCTTGTGCCTCAGTCCCTTTATCAGGAAGCGAAGCTCTCGGCGCTGCCGACACCCCCAGCATCTAATGCGTTGATAATTACCCATGCTCTTTCTGCCCCCGATTTCCGTTCTCTAAAGGCAACGGTACTATGTTGTGCCATATGTGAACGTCATCTCGCCAGtcttccattctctcaAGATCCTAAACAAGCGTACAAAGATCTGCCATCAGATCATTGGGCAGAGATGATTGATATATGGATGTGTCACGATGATCCTGCCTTTACGGCGAGACTTGCAGGTatgacggaagaaggattcTGGCCCAGAGATGGTGGTGTCTTAGTCGGGGGTAGTTATCTGCTGGTAGAAAAGACGAGTGGTCAATGGGAAATTCTTCGAATGGGAACGCAAAAGGAA AATGAAACCTGGCGCCTTATCAGTTGCAAGTGTGGAGAGGTTGTAGGTAAACAGCGCATAGACGATGGAAAGCCGGGCAGCGGGACTTTGAGATTCTCCAAATGGGCTATCGGCCTTCTAGACGATGGCAACGACGATGGCGAGATAACTCGATTCCCTCTTTCAGTCTTTATTGTCTCCGACATGCTCGAACTAGCGCAGGCTCACGCAAGTTTCCGATTCATCAtttcggaagaagagaccgGCGTTCAGAAACTCTAT CTTTGGTTATTCAACGCCTCCACATCTGTATCGTACTTCAAGCCTACCCCTACCTCTGCCCAAACGTCACCACTCCGCTCGTCATTCACTGTTTGTCAGGCCtcggagaagagaagcgtAAGGTCGCGTAGATCTTCAACAGCTAGTTCGATCAAGACCAGCAACTCTGGGGGAAATGGAGGTAGCGCCAAGTGTGATGGCAGAGGCAAGACCATCAAGGCTGTAAAAACTATGTACAAAATTGTTGACGAATCCACCAA TATCGATAGATTACCAGGTTTTGGCCCTGGTGGCCAAATTGAACACCTGACCTATTCTCGCGAAGTCTGTTCCAGGCTGATTGCCACCTTGAAAGAAAGCACTTTAGTTTACCCCGCCGCCAAAAGGTCGATGGGTGCATTTGATGTGGGATTTTTGGAACGTGCTTAG